In Natranaerobius thermophilus JW/NM-WN-LF, the genomic stretch TTTATTGGAAAGTTTCTATTTTGCTATTCGAGGAATTGCATATACATTATTAACTCAACCAAATATGCGCTATCATCTGGTGGCTGCAATCCTGGCCTTTAGTTTGGGATTGTTCTTGGAAATTAATATAATTAAACTTTTACTGGTTGTGTTTGCCATTTTTTTAGTTTTGATTACTGAAATGATTAATACGGCAGTTGAAAGTACTGTTGATTTATATACTAGGGAAAAAAAACAACTAGCAGCTATCGCCAAGGATGTTGCAGCCGGGGCGGTATTACTAGCGGCTATTAATGCAATTATCTTAGGTTATATAGTTTTTTTTGAACCCGTAAATATTTTACTGTTAACCTGGACGGAATTCCTAGTTTCTGATAATACCTTAAATACTTTGTTATTATTTATTTTTGGTTTCATGATAGTAATCGGTGTTTTCACATATCTAAAAGGTAATAATGTCAAATTTATAACAGCTTGTGTCAGCTTTATCCTGGGCACTATTATCGTATTAATGTTTAACTATTTAGAACATATTCTACTGGCCATGACAATTGGACTTGGGTTTTACCTGCTCATTCTGTTATACTTGCGAAATAGAAGACAACTTCAGTTACAACTTAATTTTATTTGGGCATTAATAGGTTTGATTTTTGGTTTGTTAGTATTAATTTTTTGAACGTTGTTATTCATTGAGGGTGAGAACTATGGCGCGAACTGTATTAAAGAAGGTGCGGAATTATTTTATAGCTGGAATAATTGTACTGCTACCTATTGTTACTAGCATCTATCTATTTTGGGTGCTGTTTAATTGGCTGGATAGCTTGGTAGGATGGCCTTTAAAAGTTGTCCCATCGGATTTACCTGGTGCTGGTATTGTATCTGCTATTATAATCATATTTTTGACTGGTCTTTTGGCAACCAATATAGTAGGTAAGAAAATTCTGAGTCTAATGGATTTAATTTTTAGCAGGGTCCCCTTTGTGAGAAATATATATATAGCAGTCAAGCAACTCTTGGATACATTTTCTCAAAATAGTAAAACTTCTTTTAAAAAAGTGGTTATGGTTGAATATCCGAGAAAGGGTATTTATGCTATGGGCTTTGCTACTGGTGATGCAAAAGGTGAGCCTCAGAAACGTACTAGTTCAAATCTGTTAAGTATTTTTATACCGACTACTCCTAATCCTACATCTGGAATGTTAATAATGGTTCCCAAGGAAAATGTGACCTTTTTAGATATGAGTATCGAAGAGGGATTAAAATTTGTGATTTCAGGTGGGGTAGTAGCACCTCCTGTCGCGGACATGCATGATAAAACTTACATAAAGGAGGGACAAGGGGAATATGAAGAAAAAAGAAATTAAAGAAGAATTAATTCGTAATTTGTTAAGCCAAGCAGAACAAGCACTACAAAATGCCTATGTGCCTTATTCAAATTACCCAGTTGGAGCTGCAATGAAAACTAAAGATGGAGAAACTTTTACTGGCTGCAATGTAGAAAATGCCTCATATGGATTGACGAATTGTGCAGAAAGGACAGCTATATTTAAAGCTGTTAGCCACGGTTATAGAGATATCCAAGTGATGGCGGTGGTCTCAAACTCCGAAAGACATGCTTCACCCTGTGGTGCTTGTCGACAAGTGATCTCAGAGTTTAGTGATGATGCTATATTAATTCTTGCCAATAAAGATGGTGATTATCAGATTGTGAAAGCAAGTGAACTGTTGCCGGGGGCTTTTACGGCACAGGAATTAGAGTAAGAGGTAAAATCTATGAAACATCTATTTGTAATAAGAGGAATCTAAAAATCTTTAAATGAGTGAAAAAATATTAAAAGAGAGGAGAATGCTATATGGAAATAAGATCTCCCAGAGTAGAGATTTATGCTGACCGCATTGCATACAATGTGGAGTATTTGCAAAAACAAGCTGCTAAAAATAATATCTCTCTAGTAGGAGTAACTAAAGGGGTTCTTGCAGATCATCAGATTTTAGACGCTTACTTAAAAGGTGGTTTAGATTATTTGGGTGACGCTAGAATCCAAAATCTTAAAAGGGTTCGAGACTATGGATTTAGTGGAAAAACTTTGTTATTAAGAGCTCCCATGTACAGTGAAATTTCCCAGGTAATAAATTTTGCCAATGTGAGTTTAAATAGTGAACTTGATACATTAAAACTGTTAGATGAAGAATCAAAAAAGCAGGGAAAAACACATGGTTATATAATAATGGTAGATGTAGGTGACCGGCGAGAAGGTGTGTTGCCTGAAGATGTTAAGTCCTTTGTCAAAGAAGCTATCAAACTTGAAAATGTTAAGTTTGAAGGTTTGGGTTTAAATGTCGGTTGTTTTGGGGGTGTACTACCAACTACAGAAAATGCTCAAATCTTGATTGATCTAAAATCAGAACTTGAACAAGAAGGGATTGAAGTACCTACAATATCTGGTGGGAGCACATGTGGATTGAATATTATGTTCCATAATCAGTTACCGGAGGGAATTAATCAGTTACGAGTAGGTGAGGCTTTCCTAATTGGGAATGATAGTGTGCGGGAAACTCCAATACCTGGCACTTATCAAGATACTTTCCGTCTGGTCACTGAAATAATTGAAATTAAAGATCGTCCCTCACAACCCGAAGGAGAGATAGGTAAAGATCCTTTTGGTAATGTTCCGGAATTCCCTGATAGAGGAATTAGGAAACGTGCTATAGCTGCTATTGGTAAACAAGATGTGGCAATAGGCTCCTTGCTTCCCGAGGATGAACAAGTAACAATTGAAGGAGCAAGTAGTGATCATTTGATTTTAGACATAACTGATAGCGATCATAACTATAAAATAGGAGATGAAATAACTTTTGATATGGAATATGGTGCTGTGTTATTTACTATGACTTCTCCATATGTGCAAAAGGAATATATTTGGGATTCAATTTAAATAAACTTTGATTAAATAGGGTAATGTATTTAATAATATGAATTTTAAGGGGTGAACCAAAATATGGAGGAGGAAATTTTCTATTCTGGCTTTGTCTCAGTTATCGGAAGACCAAATGCCGGCAAGTCAACTTTGATCAATTATATATTAGGTGAAAAAGTAGTAATTACAAGTGACAAGCCCCAGACAACCAGAAATAAAATTCAATGTGTTTATAATGGTGAAAACAGTCAAATCATATTTCTTGATACGCCAGGGATGCACAAACCCAAGCATAAATTGGGAGAAAAAATGGTAAAAGCAGTTGATGAAAGTCTGAACGAAATGGATGCCATTTTATTTGTAATTGATGTATCCGTTCCCTTTGGAAAGGGAGAAACTATGTTAGTTGAAAGACTAGCGCGTCTATCAACTCCAGTTATTTTAGTAATGAATAAAATGGATCTGGTTGATGAAGACTTGGCCAGGGAAAAGACAGAGAAAATTAAGGAAAAATTGTCTCCTGAAAGTATTCACTATATATCTGCACTGTATGGGAACAATTTAGTTGACTTATTAGGAGAGCTTGAGAATTTAATGCCAGAAGGCCCGAAATACTATCCGGAAGATCAACTTATAGACCAGCCTGAGAGATTTGTAGTTTCCGAATTAATCAGGGAAAAACTTTTAAACTATACACAAGAAGAGATACCCCATTCTGTAGCTGTAGAAATTATGTTGATGGAAAATCGGGAAGATCAGGATTTAATAGATATAGAAGCGGTAATATATGTGGAACGTGAATCACAAAAAAAGATAGTTATCGGACGAAGAGGAAAATTACTAAAAAAGGTTGGTCAAGAAGCTCGACGCGATATTGAGAATTTATTAGGTTCTCAGATATACTTAGATTTATGGGTTAAAAATCAAAAAGATTGGCGAAACAGAGAAAGATTTTTAAGAGAGTTGGGGTATTAAAGATGTGTGCTCTGTATAATTCGGATGCGGTGGTTATTAGAAGCCGTGATTATAGAGATTATGACAAGATAATAAATCTGTTCACCCCTTATTATGGAAGAGTGTCTGCAGTTGTGAAAGGTGTTAAAAAACCTAAAAGCAAATTAGCAGGTATTGTACAAAGTTTTACTTACGGAAATTATCAACTTTACTCAGGAAAAAGCCTTGGTCGGCTAGTTCAAGGAAAGGTATTACATGGGTTTCAAGAATTGAGAACAGACCTAGTATTAATGAGTGCAGGTATGTGTATTTTAGAACTAATTGATAAAGCAATTCCAGAAGGTGAGGAGTACCCGGCTTTATTTGGAGTGACATTAAGTTGTTTTCATCTATTAGAAAAAAGTTACCCTCCTTCCCTGGTATTACGTATATTTGAAGCTAAATTGATACATAATTTAGGAGTGAGTCCAGAATTATCAGGATGTATCAATCATGGCAGTATTACCCAAGGGAATTTGTATTTTGATCCTGAAACTGGAGGATTGATTTGTGAAACCTGTTTTGAACAGTTAACAGAGAACCGGGGACCAGGGAGAGCCTTTCCTGTAGAAAAAGGAAGTATTAATATAATAAAACGTATGTTTGAATTTCCTGTATATAAACTGCGAACACTAAAACCGACTCAATTACAGTATGATACTTTGGAGAAAATGTTAACAAGCATGCTCGAAGTTCATTTTGGGATTGTATGTAAAACTAAGCCTTTTTTTAAGACCAATCTACAGAGAAATAGTTAAACATATGATGGATGATTTGATAAAATAAGGAATACTTTAACAGTTTTAGTTGACATGACCTGGGGTTTTTGCTATATTTTCCTTATAGTATAAAAAATAATAGAAATGGCGATGAAGAAAAGTAGTAGCTACCCAATATCTTAGCAGCGATTCGGGGACAGTGGGAGCTCGAAAAGATATGGTAGTGAAGGCGTTTCCGAGCCATAGTCACCTGAGTGGACTCTCCTTAAATGGAGGGTTAAATAGGGTGGAACCGCGGGAGAATCCCTCTCGTCCCTAGTATACGGGCGTAGAGGGTTTTTGTATTTTGTGACACTTGCACAAATTAAAGTATTCAATAATAATAACTCCAAGACTATGGAGGTGGGAGTAATTGAATTTTCAAGACTTAATGTTTTCTTTATTAAATTACTGGAAAGATCAAGAATGTTTGGTATGGCAACCCTATGATATTGAAAAGGGTGCGGGCACAATGAATCCTGCAACTTTTTTGAGGGCTTTAGGTCCAGAACCTTGGAATGTGGCATATTTAGAGCCTTCTAGAAGGCCTACAGATGGCCGTTATGGAGAAAACCCCAATAGATTATACCAACACCATCAAATTCAAGTAATTATGAAGCCAACTCCTGACGATATCCAGGAACGTTATCTGGAAAGTCTGCAAGCGCTGGGAATAAATCCTTTAGAACATGACATTCGTTTCGTTGAGGATAACTGGGAATCTCCGACCCTAGGAGCTTGGGGATTAGGATGGGAAGTTTGGTTAGATGGTATGGAAATTACCCAGTTTACCTACTTTCAACAAGTGGGAGGTATTGACGTAGATAAAGTGTCTTGTGAAATAACTTACGGATTAGAGCGTATCGCTATGTATCTTCAAGGTGTAGAAAATGTTTTTGATATCAAATGGAACGATCAGGTTACATATGGTGAACTGTTTAAACATGCTGAATACGAGCATTCAAAATTTTCCTTTGAGGATTCAGACACTGAAGTGCTATTCAAAGAATTTGAACTCTACGAAAAAGAAGCCAAACGCCTTCTTAACCAAGGATTAGTACTTCCTGGTTATGATTATGTTTTAAAGTGTTCACACACCTTTAATTTATTGGATGCCAGGGGTGCAATTAGTGTAACGGAGAGAACCGGTTATATCGGCAGAGTTCGTGATTTGGCCAGAATATGTGCAAAGGCTTTTTTAAGCCAACGGGAAGAACTCAATTATCCTCTTTTGAAGGAGGGTATCAGCTATGCATAATACATTACTATTCGAACTAGGAACTGAAGAATTACCAGCCAGATTTATTCCTGGTCTTATTAAACAGCTAGAAGAAAATTCCGCTAATTTGCTCACAGAATACAGAATTGAATATGAAAACATAAAAGTAATGGCTACTCCCAGGAGATTAACCTTGCTTGTTAACGGGTTAGCGGACAAACAGCAAAGCAGTACCACAATGAAAAGGGGACCTGCTAAAGAGATTGCCTTTGATGAAAATGGTGAACCAACCAAGGCTGCTATAGGTTTTGCCAGGGGTCAAAATATCGATCCAAAAGACTTGGAGATTAGAGAAGATAATGGGAAAGAGTATGTATATGCTGTAGCTGAAATTGTAGGTGAAAATTGCCAGGATGTATTGCCAAAATTACTAGACGAGTTGATTACTAAATTTAATTTACCGGTTAAAATGTTTTGGAATAACAAACAGGATAAATTTCTACGACCAGTTAGATGGTTGGTTTGCTTGTTTAATGATCAAGTGTTACCTTTAAACTTCGGAACTGTAGAGGCATCTAATATAAGCCGGGGACATCGGTTTCTATCCCAAGGTGATGTGATTATCAATTCAGCTGAAAATTATGAGGAAGTAATGCGTGATTCATGGGTGATGGTTGATCACAATGTAAGAGAGGAAACCATCAAAGCTCAGATTGAAGAACTGGCAGACCAAATGAATGCTAGTCCGGAAATGCCCCATGACTTATTGGAAGAAGTGAATTTTTTAGTTGAGTGGCCAACAGCTCTACTCGGGAATTTTGCAGAAGAGTTTTTAGAAATACCCAAAGAGGCATTAATAACAAGCATGCAAGAACATCAAAAATATTTTGCCCTAGTAGACAAAGAGGATTCTTCAAAATTACTTCCCTATTTTGTTGCAGTTAGAAATGGAGATGACCATGGGATCGATAAAGTAAAGGCAGGTAACGAGCGAGTTCTCAGGGCTCGTCTTTCAGATGCCAGGTTCTTTTTTGAAGAAGATACAAAAACTTCTCTTGAATCAAAACGGGAACAGCTAAAATCTATAATTTACAAAGAACAGCTAGGAAGTGTTGACCAGAAAGTCACCCGCATGGAAGAGTTGGGTAAAACTCTATTAGACATCTTGGAATTATCAGAACCTGTACGATCTCTAACTTTGCGGGCAATTGCTCTATCTAAAGCGGATTTACCTACTAACATGGTATCAGAATTTCCTCATCTACAAGGGATTATGGGAGAGAAATATGCTAGGATACATGGAGAAGATGAAAAAGTATGTCTAGGTATTTCGGAGCACTATCTTCCAAGACATACTGGTGATAAATTACCCCAAACAATGGTTGGGACTATTACCAGTATAGTTGATAAAGTTGATAATATTGCCAGTAGTTTTGCTATCGGAGAACGCCCCTCGGGTAGCCAAGACCCTTATGCTTTGAGGCGACAAGCGCTAGGAATTGTCCATATAATTCTTGAAACAGAATTGGCTTTCTCACTAGAACAACTATTCCACAGGGCTTTATCTCTCATACCCGAAAGTGCTTTAGTGGCACCAATTTCTAATATTCTTGATGATATTTTGGATTTCGTTAAATTAAGAAGTAGAACAATTTTTAATGAACAGGGACTACCAATAGATATTATTGATAGCACTTTAGAGGTTGATAAAGCAAATGTTTATAAAGCATATTTGAGAGCCAAAGTACTTAAAGATTACCGAGATTCTCAAGAATTAGAAGATGTTAGGACTGCCTATACTAGAGTTAAAAACCTAGCAAACAAAGCAAAGGGCGAAGATGTATATACTGAATTATTACAAGATGAAACAGAAAAAATGTTATATCACAAATATCTGAATACCGAAGATAAATTATTATCTGATTTAGAACAGGATGAAATATCATCAGCGATTTCGGAACTGGCTGGTTTTAAAGATTATATTGATCAGTTTTTTGATGAAGTAATGGTTATGGTCGACGATAAACATTTACAAAACAATCGACTTAACCTGATTTACCACATAAAAGAAATGTATAGACAACTTGCTGATTTTTCAATTATCCAGGATTAATTAAAGTTTTAAAAAGAGGCCAAATTTTTTGGTCTCTTTTTTTTAAAATTAGCAGGAAAAATTAAATATAAATAGTATATAATATATTGGCGTTTATTTTGATATAGTATAACATATTTAAGAAAAATTAGGTGGTGATGAACATCCGGCTATCTAAAAGACAAAATGAAATAGTAAAAATAGTACGTGAAAAGGGTCCTATCAGTGGTGAAGAGATCGCATCTTATCTGAATTTAGCTCGGGCCACTTTAAGGCCGGATTTAAGTTTCCTTACCATGTCGGGTTTGTTAGAAGCAAGGCCTAAAGTAGGGTATTATTATACTGGTAAAAGTATCGAAAATGCCCTTGGGGACATATTAAAACAAAATAAAGTTAGTGACATTAAGGGACTACCTGTAGCGGTATCTGAGGAAACTAGTGTTTATGATGCTATTGTAACACTGTTTTTAGAAGATGTGGGAACAATATTTGTGGTTGATGAAAATAACTATCTCAAAGGAGTAGCTTCAAGGAAAGATTTTCTTAAGATTACCCTGGGAGATAATGATTTGGGAAAAATGCCTGTAGGTATTGTTATGACACGCTGGCCCAATATAGTTACTTTGCGGGATGAAGATACAGCTTTGAGTGCTGCCAAAAAAGTTGAAGAATTTCAGGTGGATTGTATACCCGTAATCAGTGATGACAATGTAGAAGAACAGGCCGAGCTTACTGGTAGAGTTAGTAAAACTCATTTGGTTAAATTATTAGCTGAAATTGATGAACAGAGGTGAAAAATGAGTTATATTATTAGTTTATAAAAGAATATATTTATTTCTAGAGAGGAGGTACATTTTTGACTGAACAAAAGCTAACTCCTATCTGTTATGTGGTTTCCGATTCTATAGGTGAGACCGCAGAATTAGTAGTAAAAGCTACTTCAAGCCAATTTAATTCCGGGAATTGTGAATTAAGACGAGTCCCTTATGTCAGTGATAAGGAAACTATTAAAGAAGTGATTGAAGAAGCAGTAAATTTTAATTGCATGGTTGCTTACACCTTGGTAGATCCTGATTTGAGGTCTTTTATGGAAAAAATCACCCAGGAATATCAAGTGGAAGCAGTAGACATTATGGGACCTATGTTAGATTCCTTTGAAAAAGTTATGCAAAGAGAACCTAGGTTACAACCAGGTCTTGTTCGCAAATTGGATGAATCTTATTTTAAAAGGGTGGATTCCATCGAATTTGCAGTTAAATACGACGATGGTAAGGATCCTAGAGGGATTTTAAAGGCAGATGTGACATTACTAGGAGTATCTAGAACTTCTAAGACTCCTTTGAGTATGTATCTTGCCAATAAGCGTTTAAAAGTTGCCAATTTACCTCTGGTCCCAGAAGTGAAACCTCCAAAGGAGTTATATCAAATTCCTAGTCATAAAGTGATTGGATTAGTAATCAATCCATATAAACTAAATGAAATTAGAAAGGAGCGTCTGAAAACTTTAGGCTTAAAATCTCAAGCAAACTATGCAAATATGGATAGGATTTTAACTGAGCTGGATTATGCTGAAGAAATAATGAAAAAAATTGGTTGTCCTACCATTGACGTTAGTAATCGGGCTGTGGAGGAAACGGCCCAAAAAATACTAGACATGATTAGAGGGGGTAAAGATAATGACTTCGATGGATAAACTAGTTTATAAGTTTTCAGAAGGCAGCAGAGATATGAAGCCTTTTTTAGGGGGAAAGGGTGCCAATCTTGCCGAAATGACGAAAATCGGTCTACCGGTTCCACCAGGATTTACAGTTTCCACTGATGCTTGTAATGAATACTTTAAAAATAATGGGATATTAACAGAACAATTGCGGGAGCAAATCTTCACTGCTCTTTCGGAAATTGAAAATGCAACTAATAAAAAATTTGGTGATCCTTCTAATCCTTTATTAGTATCAGTGCGCTCTGGAGCAGTAATTTCCATGCCAGGGATGATGGACACAGTTTTGAATCTAGGATTGAATGATGAAACAGTACAAGGTCTGGCCCGTCAAACTTCCAATGATAGATTTGCTTATGATTCCTACAGACGTTTTATTCAAATGTTCAGTGATGTAGTTATGGGAATAGGAAATTATATGTTTGAAAATGAAATGTCCCGCTTAAAAGAAGAATATCAGGTAACTGAAGATACTCAACTTAACAGTCAGGCATTACAGGACCTGATCACAAGGTATAAGCAGGTATATAACAGAGAAACCGGTGAGGAATTCCCCCAGGACCCAAAAGACCAATTGATTATGGCAGTCAAAGCGGTTTTTAATTCCTGGAATAATCAAAGAGCCAAAGTTTATAGAGAAATTCATAATATCTCTCACGAACTAGGTACTGCTGTTAACGTACAGACCATGGTATTTGGAAATATGGGGAATGATAGTGGAACAGGTGTGGCTTTTACGCGAAACCCGTCAACTGGTGAGAAAAATATATATGGAGAATTTCTACTAAATGCCCAAGGAGAAGATGTGGTAGCAGGGATTAGAACACCAAAAGCGATTAAAGATCTGGAGGATGAATTTCCTGAAGTTTATAATCAGTTTCTAGAAGTCAGTCAACTTCTAGAAAACCATTATTGCGATATGCAAGATATTGAATTTACAGTTGAAAATAAAAAGCTCTATTTATTGCAAACTAGAAATGGAAAGAGAACAGCAGCTGCTGCTGTAAAAATTGCAGTGGATATGGTTGAAGAGGGAGTAATATCGAAAGAAACTGCATTACAAAGAGTAGAACCAGAACAAATTGCCCATTTATTGCACCCACAAATTGATCCCGATCAGGACTTTGAAATGTTGACCAGTGGTTTACCTGCTTCGCCCGGTGCTGCTACTGGCAATGTGGTCTTTGATGCCAATGAAGCTGAGGAGTTAAAAAACATTGGTAAAAATGTCATCCTAGCTAGACCAGAAACTACCCCTGACGATATACATGGGATAGTTGCAGCAGAAGGAATACTAACAAGTCGTGGTGGCATGACTAGTCATGCAGCTGTTGTGGCTAGAGGTATGGGTATTCCAGCCGTTTGTGGTTGTGATGAAATAAGTATTGATCTTGAGAATGAGAGAATGATCATTAACGGCCAAAACATAAATAAGGGTGAGTTAATTTCCATTGATGGTGGTAGTGGTAAAGTAATCTCTGGAGCTGTAAAATTAACGGACCCTGGACTAAATGAAGAAAGTCAAAAATTACTTGATTGGGCAGAAAATATCAAACAATTAGGTGTGAGAGCTAATGCAGACACACCATCTGATGCCGCAAAAGCAAGAGAGTTTGGGGCCAAAGGGATTGGTCTTTGTAGAACTGAACACATGTTTATGGGTTCAGAGCGCTTACCTAAGGTTCAGGAAATGATTATTTCAGAGTCTGAAAGCCAAAGGAAAGAAGCTTTAGATAAATTGGTCCCATATCAAGAACAAGATTTTTATGAAATCTTAAAAATTATGGATGGATATCCTACCACTGTAAGATTATTGGATCCGCCACTCCATGAATTTTTGCCCGACAGAGAAAAACTTGAACAAGAATTGAATAACTTATCGAAAGATGAGATTGATGAAGAGGCCTTAGAAGAGAAAAAACAACTTCTTGATAAAGTTAAAGCCCTAGAAGAATCTAATCCTATGCTAGGATTTAGGGGCTGTCGTTTAGGATTAATATACCCAGAAATTTATAATATGCAGGTGGAAGCCCTGGTCAAAGCAACTAAAAAGCTATTGGCTGAAGGATACTCACCGCAACCAGAGATTATGGTACCTTTAGTAGGACATGAAACAGAAATGGAGTTATTAAAAGATAGCATTCATGAAATAATAGACTTACATGTAGAAGCACCAGAAGAAAAAGAAATCTTCCATGTTGGGACCATGATCGAATTACCCAGAGCTTGTATGACAGCTGATGAAATTGCCAATCATGTTCAATTCTTTTCTTTTGGTACTAATGATCTTACACAAACAACTTTAGGATATAGTAGAGATGATGCAGAAGGAAAGTTCTTAGCTCATTATATGCAAAATGACATTATTCCTGAAAACCCTTTTATGATTTTAGACCAGGCAGGAGTGGGTGAACTAGTTAAAATAGCAGTTGAAAAATCAAAACAGGTCAATCCAGATTTAACTAGAGGTATTTGTGGTGAACACGGAGGCGATCCTGATTCTATTAAATTCTTCCATAAGATTGGACTACACTATGTTAGTTGTTCTCCTTTTAGGGTTCCTGTAGCAAGGTTGGCTGCAGCACAATCTGTTTTAAATTCAGAATAAGTATAATTTCTTTTTTCTTTGTTATGTATTTATTTTGGTTTACACATTACAAGTAATGTAAAAATGCTCCCCTTTAGGTACAGATTTGTTTTTAACTGCAACCTTAAGGGGAGCATATCTTTTTAACTCAAATTTAAGCTGGTAATTTAACAAATATTACAACATAAATTTAATCATCGCCAAAAATAAAGTCGACTATACTATCTTTTATACTCTCAAATGTGTTGGATATTGCATCACTAATTGTTCTAGCAATTCTACCAAAAAAACCAAGTTCTTCTACTTCATCTTGAGCAATTCCGGGGATAGAAGCTATTTCTTTTCCGTCTTCAATGACTAATAACTCACCTAAATATTCACCTTTTTGGATTGGGGCTCTAAGTTCTTCATCTTTTGGTTGAAATACAAATTCAAGTTCTTGATCATTGTCAAACTTGGTAGTTACATTTGCTTCAGTTTCTGATATTGCCATTGTTTGGCGTTCTGAGCCATCTTTAACATCTACTTGTTCCAATTCGTCACCTTCATCAAATAACTTTATTTTTTGATACTCCGAGAATCCGTGATCAAAAAGTTGGCGAGTAATATTAAATCTTTCAGTTTGTTCTTCAGCACCTAAAACAACTGCAATTAGTCTCATATCGTCGCGTTGGGCAGTACCCACAAAGTTATAACCTGCTTCTTCGATTTGACCAGTTTTCA encodes the following:
- a CDS encoding pyruvate, water dikinase regulatory protein, with product MTEQKLTPICYVVSDSIGETAELVVKATSSQFNSGNCELRRVPYVSDKETIKEVIEEAVNFNCMVAYTLVDPDLRSFMEKITQEYQVEAVDIMGPMLDSFEKVMQREPRLQPGLVRKLDESYFKRVDSIEFAVKYDDGKDPRGILKADVTLLGVSRTSKTPLSMYLANKRLKVANLPLVPEVKPPKELYQIPSHKVIGLVINPYKLNEIRKERLKTLGLKSQANYANMDRILTELDYAEEIMKKIGCPTIDVSNRAVEETAQKILDMIRGGKDNDFDG
- a CDS encoding helix-turn-helix transcriptional regulator, translated to MNIRLSKRQNEIVKIVREKGPISGEEIASYLNLARATLRPDLSFLTMSGLLEARPKVGYYYTGKSIENALGDILKQNKVSDIKGLPVAVSEETSVYDAIVTLFLEDVGTIFVVDENNYLKGVASRKDFLKITLGDNDLGKMPVGIVMTRWPNIVTLRDEDTALSAAKKVEEFQVDCIPVISDDNVEEQAELTGRVSKTHLVKLLAEIDEQR
- the ppdK gene encoding pyruvate, phosphate dikinase produces the protein MTSMDKLVYKFSEGSRDMKPFLGGKGANLAEMTKIGLPVPPGFTVSTDACNEYFKNNGILTEQLREQIFTALSEIENATNKKFGDPSNPLLVSVRSGAVISMPGMMDTVLNLGLNDETVQGLARQTSNDRFAYDSYRRFIQMFSDVVMGIGNYMFENEMSRLKEEYQVTEDTQLNSQALQDLITRYKQVYNRETGEEFPQDPKDQLIMAVKAVFNSWNNQRAKVYREIHNISHELGTAVNVQTMVFGNMGNDSGTGVAFTRNPSTGEKNIYGEFLLNAQGEDVVAGIRTPKAIKDLEDEFPEVYNQFLEVSQLLENHYCDMQDIEFTVENKKLYLLQTRNGKRTAAAAVKIAVDMVEEGVISKETALQRVEPEQIAHLLHPQIDPDQDFEMLTSGLPASPGAATGNVVFDANEAEELKNIGKNVILARPETTPDDIHGIVAAEGILTSRGGMTSHAAVVARGMGIPAVCGCDEISIDLENERMIINGQNINKGELISIDGGSGKVISGAVKLTDPGLNEESQKLLDWAENIKQLGVRANADTPSDAAKAREFGAKGIGLCRTEHMFMGSERLPKVQEMIISESESQRKEALDKLVPYQEQDFYEILKIMDGYPTTVRLLDPPLHEFLPDREKLEQELNNLSKDEIDEEALEEKKQLLDKVKALEESNPMLGFRGCRLGLIYPEIYNMQVEALVKATKKLLAEGYSPQPEIMVPLVGHETEMELLKDSIHEIIDLHVEAPEEKEIFHVGTMIELPRACMTADEIANHVQFFSFGTNDLTQTTLGYSRDDAEGKFLAHYMQNDIIPENPFMILDQAGVGELVKIAVEKSKQVNPDLTRGICGEHGGDPDSIKFFHKIGLHYVSCSPFRVPVARLAAAQSVLNSE